The Oryzias latipes chromosome 4, ASM223467v1 genome includes a window with the following:
- the rabggta gene encoding geranylgeranyl transferase type-2 subunit alpha isoform X2, with protein sequence MQKIYEAELSFLEACLKVNPKSYGSWHHRGWVSARLPRPDWARELSLCDRCLSLDDRNFHCWDYRRMVVKVSGVPVDQELEFSDRLIGSNFSNYSSWHYRSTLLPVLHPQTRQEPPHASSPRGPQSHRVCEEQLLKEYELVQNAFFTDPNDQSAWFYYRWLLGRAEREETISCVYVSREDERVAVAFSRPINARCVGLLLVLDGQPLRVEWRSVHPRFRHSPVLICDLPPGTINDVTNEHNLTVHWTGNHTHRDCALYTGRVESWCRDTATDQELFRSELSVEKTSVLQSELQSVKQLQELEPLNKWCLLTIILLMRALDPLGYEKETLAHFQTLKEVDSMRSEYYSDLCCKFMIENTILKMEYAEVRVFSITDRNLTSLCHLDQLLLVTHINLSSNRLQRLPPQFAMLQCLEVLEADNNFLENLEGVYHLPRLQEVSLKNNKISTLTDLQPLASCPELKRLDLRGNPVTQAASVESDLAELLPSVTDLLL encoded by the exons ATGCAGAAGATTTACGAGGCAGAGCTGTCGTTTCTGGAGGCTTGCCTGAAAGTCAATCCAAAGTCCTACGGGAGCTGGCACCACAGAGGCTGGGTCTCAGCCCGTTTGCCTCGACCGGACTGGGCCAGAGAGCTGAGCTTGTGCGACCGGTGCTTGAGCCTGGACGACCGCAACT tccACTGCTGGGACTACCGTCGGATGGTTGTGAAGGTGTCGGGCGTTCCAGTGGATCAGGAGTTAGAGTTTTCCGACCGTCTAATAGGATCCAACTTTTCAAACTACTCCAGCTGGCATTACCGCAGCACCCTGCTGCCTGTGCTGCACCCGCAGACCCGTCAGGAGCCGCCTCACGCTTCCTCCCCCCGAGGCCCCCAGTCCCACCGTGTCTGTGAAGAGCAGCTGCTCAAAG AGTACGAACTCGTTCAGAATGCTTTCTTCACCGACCCCAACGACCAGAGTGCCTGGTTCTACTACCGCTGGTTGTTAGGCAGAG CGGAGCGGGAAGAGACAATAAGCTGCGTCTATGTGAGCCGTGAAGACGAGCGAGTGGCCGTGGCCTTCTCCAGGCCCATCAAT GCCAGGTGTGTGGGACTCCTGCTGGTCCTGGACGGTCAGCCTCTGAGGGTGGAATGGAGGAGTGTTCACCCACGCTTCAGGCACAGCCCTGTCTTG atCTGTGACCTTCCACCTGGGACTATAAATGACGTCACCAACGAACACAACCTAACTGTGCACTGGACAGGGAACCACACTCACAGGGACTGTGCTCTGTACACAG GCCGGGTGGAGAGTTGGTGTCGGGACACTGCAACTGATCAGGAGCTGTTCAG GAGTGAACTGTCAGTAGAGAAGACGTCTGTGTTGCAGTCAGAGTTGCAGTCGGTCAAACAGCTACAAGAACTGGAGCCTCTCAATAAAT GGTGCCTGCTGACCATTATCCTCCTGATGAGGGCACTAGACCCTTTAGGATATGAAAAGGAGACCCTTGCTCATTTCCAAACCCTTAAA GAGGTTGATTCCATGCGATCGGAGTACTACAGCGACCTGTGCTGCAAGTTCATGATAGAAAACACCATCTTGAAAATGGAGTACGCTGAAGTGCGAGTCTTTAGCATCACGGACAGG AACCTGACGTCTCTGTGCCACCTGGACCAGCTGTTGTTAGTCACTCACATCAACCTGTCTTCCAATCGGCTGCAGCGGCTGCCGCCTCAGTTTGCCATGCTGCAGTGCCTGGAG GTTTTGGAGGCTGATAACAACTTTTTAGAAAACCTGGAGGGAGTCTATCACCTTCCCCGACTCCAGGAGGTCTCCTTGAAGAATAATA AAATATCCACCCTAACCGACCTTCAGCCACTGGCCTCCTGCCCCGAGCTAAAGCGCCTCGACCTCCGTGGCAACCCCGTCACTCAGGCGGCGAGCGTGGAGTCGGATTTAGCGGAGCTGCTGCCCTCAGTCACAGACCTGCTGCTCTGA
- the rabggta gene encoding geranylgeranyl transferase type-2 subunit alpha isoform X1, protein MHGRVKVKTTAQQEEEKRKEREKKLKIYVAARDACFSKRKEGVCDDEALQLTQQLLSSNPDFATLWNYRREILMHLETVKDPDEMQKIYEAELSFLEACLKVNPKSYGSWHHRGWVSARLPRPDWARELSLCDRCLSLDDRNFHCWDYRRMVVKVSGVPVDQELEFSDRLIGSNFSNYSSWHYRSTLLPVLHPQTRQEPPHASSPRGPQSHRVCEEQLLKEYELVQNAFFTDPNDQSAWFYYRWLLGRAEREETISCVYVSREDERVAVAFSRPINARCVGLLLVLDGQPLRVEWRSVHPRFRHSPVLICDLPPGTINDVTNEHNLTVHWTGNHTHRDCALYTGRVESWCRDTATDQELFRSELSVEKTSVLQSELQSVKQLQELEPLNKWCLLTIILLMRALDPLGYEKETLAHFQTLKEVDSMRSEYYSDLCCKFMIENTILKMEYAEVRVFSITDRNLTSLCHLDQLLLVTHINLSSNRLQRLPPQFAMLQCLEVLEADNNFLENLEGVYHLPRLQEVSLKNNKISTLTDLQPLASCPELKRLDLRGNPVTQAASVESDLAELLPSVTDLLL, encoded by the exons ATG CACGGTCGGGTGAAGGTCAAAACTACGgctcagcaggaggaggagaagagaaaGGAGCGAGAGAAGAAGCTGAAAATCTACGTGGCTGCACGTGATGCCTGTTTTTCCAAG AGGAAGGAAGGTGTTTGTGACGATGAAGCTCTTCAGCTGACTCAGCAGCTCCTGTCATCCAACCCGGACTTTGCAACCCTCTGGAACTACCGAAGAGAGATCCTGATGCACCTGGAGACCGTCAA AGACCCGGATGAGATGCAGAAGATTTACGAGGCAGAGCTGTCGTTTCTGGAGGCTTGCCTGAAAGTCAATCCAAAGTCCTACGGGAGCTGGCACCACAGAGGCTGGGTCTCAGCCCGTTTGCCTCGACCGGACTGGGCCAGAGAGCTGAGCTTGTGCGACCGGTGCTTGAGCCTGGACGACCGCAACT tccACTGCTGGGACTACCGTCGGATGGTTGTGAAGGTGTCGGGCGTTCCAGTGGATCAGGAGTTAGAGTTTTCCGACCGTCTAATAGGATCCAACTTTTCAAACTACTCCAGCTGGCATTACCGCAGCACCCTGCTGCCTGTGCTGCACCCGCAGACCCGTCAGGAGCCGCCTCACGCTTCCTCCCCCCGAGGCCCCCAGTCCCACCGTGTCTGTGAAGAGCAGCTGCTCAAAG AGTACGAACTCGTTCAGAATGCTTTCTTCACCGACCCCAACGACCAGAGTGCCTGGTTCTACTACCGCTGGTTGTTAGGCAGAG CGGAGCGGGAAGAGACAATAAGCTGCGTCTATGTGAGCCGTGAAGACGAGCGAGTGGCCGTGGCCTTCTCCAGGCCCATCAAT GCCAGGTGTGTGGGACTCCTGCTGGTCCTGGACGGTCAGCCTCTGAGGGTGGAATGGAGGAGTGTTCACCCACGCTTCAGGCACAGCCCTGTCTTG atCTGTGACCTTCCACCTGGGACTATAAATGACGTCACCAACGAACACAACCTAACTGTGCACTGGACAGGGAACCACACTCACAGGGACTGTGCTCTGTACACAG GCCGGGTGGAGAGTTGGTGTCGGGACACTGCAACTGATCAGGAGCTGTTCAG GAGTGAACTGTCAGTAGAGAAGACGTCTGTGTTGCAGTCAGAGTTGCAGTCGGTCAAACAGCTACAAGAACTGGAGCCTCTCAATAAAT GGTGCCTGCTGACCATTATCCTCCTGATGAGGGCACTAGACCCTTTAGGATATGAAAAGGAGACCCTTGCTCATTTCCAAACCCTTAAA GAGGTTGATTCCATGCGATCGGAGTACTACAGCGACCTGTGCTGCAAGTTCATGATAGAAAACACCATCTTGAAAATGGAGTACGCTGAAGTGCGAGTCTTTAGCATCACGGACAGG AACCTGACGTCTCTGTGCCACCTGGACCAGCTGTTGTTAGTCACTCACATCAACCTGTCTTCCAATCGGCTGCAGCGGCTGCCGCCTCAGTTTGCCATGCTGCAGTGCCTGGAG GTTTTGGAGGCTGATAACAACTTTTTAGAAAACCTGGAGGGAGTCTATCACCTTCCCCGACTCCAGGAGGTCTCCTTGAAGAATAATA AAATATCCACCCTAACCGACCTTCAGCCACTGGCCTCCTGCCCCGAGCTAAAGCGCCTCGACCTCCGTGGCAACCCCGTCACTCAGGCGGCGAGCGTGGAGTCGGATTTAGCGGAGCTGCTGCCCTCAGTCACAGACCTGCTGCTCTGA